From Elephas maximus indicus isolate mEleMax1 chromosome 1, mEleMax1 primary haplotype, whole genome shotgun sequence, a single genomic window includes:
- the SST gene encoding somatostatin has protein sequence MLSCRLQCALAALSIVLALGGVTGAPSDPRLRQFLQKSLAAAAGKQELAKYFLAELLSEPNQTENDALEPEDLSQAAEQDEMRLELQRSANSNPAMAPRERKAGCKNFFWKTFTSC, from the exons ATGCTGTCCTGCCGCCTCCAGTGCGCGCTGGCCGCACTCTCCATCGTCCTGGCCCTGGGCGGTGTCACCGGAGCGCCCTCAGACCCCAGACTCCGCCAGTTTCTGCAGAAGTCCCTCGCTGCTGCCGCTGGGAAGCAG GAGCTGGCCAAGTACTTCTTGGCAGAACTGCTGTCTGAACCCAACCAGACGGAGAACGATGCCCTGGAACCTGAAGACCTGTCCCAGGCTGCTGAGCAGGATGAAATGAGGCTGGAGCTGCAGAGATCTGCTAACTCAAATCCAGCCATGGCACCCCGAGAACGTAAAGCTGGCTGCAAGAATTTCTTCTGGAAGACCTTCACATCCTGTTAG